Proteins from one Streptomyces sp. NBC_00289 genomic window:
- a CDS encoding FtsX-like permease family protein: protein MTSLRSDLRLAWQLTRGSDRREWWRISLTATGAALATGFALAAVTLASLRGHYAVPVGNGLLDQPGERSGAVVALLLLLVPVLGFLGQCARIGAVHRDRRLAALRLAGATPGQVRRIAALETGPACLLGSALVTLVAAGCVLSLWDHATAVTWAGIAAVALGVPVLGAAAGALALRRVVISPLGHVRRVRPQSGRGPGLLFAGGVLLIAVVAGVAVFGTSAGSPNTRPGYGQVPLMVAGLLLTVGAGSVWLVGATAGLVGRLSARRARTAATLIAAERLRDDPWAAARTHAAVLMVTVGGTGFVGIRQTLLADLHGMDRAGHLGMSMSFYTTGLNLTGAAVLAALLITLSGLAVGTAESLAGRRRGLAAQTAAGVPRRVLARAQLLETALPLAPAVLLAGVGGMTIGTWYASITTEYADPGVPYAALLVPLAVYASCLSAAATSLPLLRRSVHPAELRQV, encoded by the coding sequence GTGACGAGCCTCCGCTCCGATCTGCGCCTGGCCTGGCAGCTCACCCGCGGCTCCGACCGCCGTGAGTGGTGGCGGATCTCGCTCACCGCGACGGGCGCGGCGCTCGCGACCGGGTTCGCGCTGGCCGCCGTCACGCTGGCCTCCCTGCGGGGCCACTACGCCGTACCCGTCGGCAACGGTCTGCTGGACCAGCCCGGCGAGCGCTCCGGAGCGGTCGTCGCGCTGCTGCTCCTGCTGGTTCCGGTGCTCGGCTTCCTCGGCCAGTGCGCCCGCATCGGCGCGGTGCACCGCGACCGGCGGCTGGCCGCGCTACGGCTGGCCGGGGCGACGCCGGGGCAGGTGCGGCGGATCGCCGCGCTGGAGACCGGTCCGGCCTGTCTGCTCGGCTCGGCCCTCGTCACCCTCGTCGCGGCCGGTTGCGTGCTGAGCCTGTGGGACCACGCGACCGCCGTCACCTGGGCCGGGATCGCGGCCGTCGCCCTGGGCGTTCCCGTGCTGGGCGCGGCGGCGGGCGCGCTGGCGCTGCGCCGGGTCGTCATCTCGCCGCTGGGCCACGTACGACGGGTGCGGCCGCAGTCGGGACGCGGGCCGGGGCTGCTGTTCGCGGGAGGGGTCCTGCTCATCGCGGTGGTCGCGGGGGTCGCCGTCTTCGGCACCTCCGCCGGCTCGCCCAACACGCGGCCGGGGTACGGGCAGGTGCCCCTGATGGTGGCCGGCCTGCTGCTGACGGTCGGCGCGGGTTCGGTCTGGCTCGTCGGGGCCACGGCGGGGCTCGTCGGCCGGCTGTCGGCCCGGCGGGCGCGGACGGCGGCGACGCTGATCGCGGCGGAGCGGCTGCGCGACGACCCGTGGGCGGCGGCCCGCACGCACGCGGCCGTGCTCATGGTGACGGTCGGCGGGACGGGCTTCGTGGGCATCCGGCAGACACTTCTCGCCGACCTCCACGGCATGGACCGCGCGGGCCACCTCGGCATGAGCATGTCCTTCTACACCACGGGGCTGAACCTGACGGGCGCGGCCGTCCTCGCCGCCCTGCTGATCACCCTGTCCGGCCTCGCCGTCGGCACCGCCGAGTCGCTGGCCGGCCGCCGCCGGGGCCTGGCCGCGCAGACCGCCGCCGGCGTGCCGCGGCGGGTCCTGGCCCGGGCGCAGCTCCTGGAGACCGCGCTGCCGCTCGCGCCGGCGGTGCTGCTGGCCGGGGTCGGCGGCATGACGATCGGCACCTGGTACGCGTCGATCACCACCGAGTACGCCGACCCGGGCGTGCCGTACGCGGCGCTGCTGGTCCCGCTCGCGGTGTACGCGTCCTGTCTGTCGGCGGCGGCGACCTCACTGCCCCTGCTGCGCCGCTCGGTGCACCCGGCGGAACTACGCCAGGTGTAG